The genome window TTCTAAACTTTGAACATATTCTACATAAGAAATATCACCATTTTGATACCCTTTTGTAGCGTTTTTAATTATTAAATTAGCGTTTGGCATCGCTGTATTTTTATAATAATCTATTAAAGAAGCATACGTGACTAATTGCTCAGATTGTTGTTCTAAATGGCTTTTAAATTGCTGATTTATATAATCGGCATTTTTCTGTTCTCGTTCAATATTTGTTTTTGCAGATTTTGCTCTAGCGATACTACTTCCTGCAAATATTGGAACAGACAAACCAACTACAACACCTTGAAATTGAGGTGTGCTATTATAATATGTTGGTGTTCCGCTTACATCTTGAATACCTGTTATAGATTGCAAAAAATAACCTATTGAAAAATCTGGAGACAATGCTGATTTTTCTACTTTATGATTGGCTTTTGCAATTTTAACTTGTTGATCTGCTAATTGAACAATTGGGTTTTGTTTTACCATTGAACTATCAACTTTCGCCATAGCGGGATACGGCACAAATGAAGTGTCCGTTGCGATAAATTCTGTTTTTAAATCTAAAATTGCTTTTAGTTTTGATTTTTCAATGGCGATTTGTGTTTTATTTTGCTTTATTTTTTGCTCTAATTCTTGTTGTTTCGCCAATGCAATTGTTTTTTCTAAAGCATTTGTTTCACCTGTTTGAAATTTCAGATTGGCTGACTTTACAAATTTTTGCATCACAGCATTTTGCTTTTCTAAAACTGCATTTTGTTTTTCATAAAACAACAATGTATTCCAAGATTGTCTAATAGAATAAGTTATTTCTTGTTTTGCAACTCCTAATTTAGTTGCACTTGCATTACTATACTCTTTAAGTAAACTTCTTTTAGCACTTATTTGAAATGGATTAAAACTTTGACTAATACCAAAATTTTTATCTTGAGCTTGTGAGTTTATTTGTCCAAATGTTCCTGACAATTCCGTTTTAGGAAGCTCAAATGCTGTTTTTTGCAACTGTGTTTGCATTTTTACTTCTAATTCTGAAGCTTGAATACTTTGATTGTTTTTCAAACCCATTTCAAGTGCTTGTTTTAAATCAAGCTTTTGAGTTTCTTGTGCATTTGCTCCAAATATCCCAAACAAAAAGGTAATTACTAAAGCCGAATTATTCATAGTTTTTCTTTTAATTTTTATGCCTTTCTCAAAATATAAATACAGAATTGGAAGGACAATTAAAGTAAGTAAAGTAGCTGTTATTAATCCACCTATAACAACAGTTGCTAATGGTTTTTGAACTTCAGCACCAGCACTACTACTAATTGCCATTGGTAAAAATCCAAGTGAAGCAACGGCAGCAGTTAATATAACAGGTCTTAATCTTACTTTAGTACCTTCTTTTATTCTGTCATACACATTGTCCATACCTTGTTTTTTAAGTTCATTAAAATATCCAATTAAAACAATACCATTCAGTACAGCTACACCGAAAAGAGCAATAAATCCAACACCTGCCGAAATACTAAATGGCATATCTCGTAACCAAAGGGCAATAATACCGCCAATTGCAGATAATGGAATAGCAGTAAATATTAATAGAGATTGTTTGATTGATTTAAAAGTAAAATAAAGCAATACTAAAATTAAACCTAATGCTACTGGAACGGCAACAGAAAGTCGTTTGTTAGCCTCGATAAGATTTTCAAATTGACCTCCATAAGTAGTGTAATATCCTTCAGGCAATTTAAGTTTTTCGTCTAATTTAGCTTGAATCGTTTCTACAACTGTTTTCACATCTGCACCACGTACATTAAAACCTACTACGATTCTACGTTTTCCATTTTCACGAGAAATTTGCATTGGACCATCTTCATATTTTACATCGGCAATTTGTTCTAATGGAATTTGATTACCCGATGGTAAGGTTACAAATAAAGCTTTTAAGTTTTCAATATCTTTTCTACTATCATTATCTAATCTAACCACTAAATCGAAGCGTTTTTCACCTTCATAAACAACACCTGCTGTTTCTCCTGCAAATCCCATTCTGACAACTTTGTTTAAGTCGCCAATTTTTAATCCGTAAAGTGCTAATTTGTCTTTGTTATATCGAATAGTTATTTGTGGCAATCCAGCAACTCGTTCAGCTTTCACATCAGACACACCTTCAATGCCATTGATTAGCTGAACTACTTCTTCACCCTTGCTCACTAACATATCAATATCTTCACCAAAAATCTTAACTGCTACATCACTTCTTACACCTGTCATTAACTCATTAAAACGCATTTGAATAGGTTGAGAAAACTCAGTAAATGCACCTGGAATATCAGACAAAGCATGTTCCATTTTTTCCATTAATTCTTCTTTGGTTTCAGCTGAAGTCCATTCACTTTTATCTTTCAAAAGAATAATCATATCTCCAGCTTCAATAGGCATTGGGTCAGTAGGAATTTCAGCCGAACCAATTTTAGTAACTATCATTTTAATTTCAGGAAATTTGGCTCTTAAAATTTGTTCTGCTTTTGTGGTTGCATCAACTTCTTGTGATAAAGAACTACCCGAAGCTATAATCAAATGCGTTGCAATATCACCTTCATCAAGTGTAGGAATGAACTCGCCACCTAGCGTATTAAATAAGATTAATGAACTTATAAATAATGTAATAGCTACACCGATAACAGCAGCTTTAACTCGTAATGCTTTTTCTAAAATAGGTGTATAGAAGTTGTAAATAGCATCAATTATTTTATCACTAAAATTCTTTTTATGCCCTGTTTCTTTTTTTAATGCCAAAGCAGACATCATTGGCACATAAGTTAATGACAATATAAATGCACCTAATATGGCAAATGATACTGTTTGTGCCATTGGTCCAAACATTTTTCCTTCGATTCCTACTAAGGCTAAAATTGGCAGATATACGATCAAAATTATTATTTCACCGAAAGCGGCACTACTTCTAATCTTCGCAGATGCTTTATACACTTCATCATTCATTTCTTGAGTGGTGAGTTTACCTTTTTTACTGACTTGGAGTCGATGTATAATAGCTTCAACAATGATAACAGCACCATCTACAATTAACCCAAAGTCAATTGCGCCTAAACTCATTAAATTTCCACTTACTCCGAAAAGTTTCATCATTGAAATGGCAAATAATAAAGCTAATGGAATAACTGAAGCCACAACTAAACCTGCTCTCCAATTACCAAGAAGTAATACTAAAATGAAAATTACAATTAATGCTCCTTCAATAAGATTGGTTTGAACTGTACTAATAGCTTTATCTACTAAAACTGTTCTGTCCATAAACGCCTCAATTTCTACTCCTTCAGGAAGTGATTTTTTGATTTGTTCCATTTTCTCTTTGACAGTTTTAACAACTTCGCCACTATTTTCGCCTTTAAGCATCATTACCATTCCTGATACTTCTTCGCCTTTTCCATCTTTTGTGACAGCTCCATATCTGATACTACTACCTATTTGTACCTTTGCAACATCACTAATAAGAATAGGTATACCATTTTGATTTTTTACAACAATTTTATTAATATCTTCAATACCATTAACCATACCCACACCACGAATGAAATAAGCATAAGGTTTTTTGTCTATATATGCACCACCAGTATTTTCATTGTTATTTTCTAACGCATCGAAAATTTCGGTAATTGTAGTATTCATACTTTTCAGCTTATCTGGCTGAACAGCAATTTCATATTGTTTAAGATTTCCACCAAGGGTATTCACTTCAGCAACTCCTTTTGTACCAATCAATTGGGGTTTTATAATCCAATCTTGAATAGTTCTTAAATCCGATGCATTGTATTTTTCTTCATACCCTTTTTTTGGAAATACAACATATTGGTATATTTCACCCAATCCTGTACTAACTGGAGCCATTTCAGGTGTACCAACTCCTTTTGGTATGGTATTTTCGGCTTCTTTTATTCGTTCTGTAATTTGTGCTCTTGCCCAATAAATATCTACTTCTTCTTTAAATACTACAGTTACAACACTTAATCCAAAACGACTTATTGAACGAAGTTCAACAATATCAGGAATTGATTTAACAGATTGCTCTATTGGATAGGTAATAAATTGCTCTACTTCTTGGGTTGCTAAAGTAGGTGAACTCGTAATTATTTGTACTTGATTGTTTGTAATATCTGGTAACGCATCAATTGGTAAAGTATATAATGAATAACTACCAACGATAACTAATACTAGTGTAAAAAGTCCAATAATAAATTTATTATTGATACTAAAATGAATGATTTTATCTAACATTTTTATTGTATAATGAATTAATAAACAGAGAACTGTTTTTCTTTTTAAAGTTGCTAAAAGACACAACTTATTAACCCGAAATTACTCGGGCTTCATTATAATAACTGAGGTGGTTGCCAAATACTTCCGTAAAAATTTGAAAAAGAAGTTGACTTATAAAATGAAATAGAAGTTTTTATTTCTTGAAATTGTACTAAAAATTGAAAGGATTGTATTTCAAAAAAGCTTAATGTTTGTTGACCACAACAATTGCAAACACAAAAGGGAGAACATAAATCTGTTTCTTCATCGTGCGAATGATTGTGTTGTGAGTGAGCTTGTGAATGCGATGAAATAGTAGTAACATCATTATGCTCATCTGCACAAGGATAGGCAGTAAGCATAATTATATATATTGATAATATGATGTTTAAGATTTTCATCGTTGTAAAAGTAGTATATTTTTACAAAAAATAAAAATAATTACAAATTGAGCTATTATTTTAAAAATAAGTTGATATCCCAAAATTGAATCCATCTGTTATAGATGGTGGATTCGAAAGTATATCTCGTTGTTTTAGTAATCTATAATTTAAACGAATAACTGTTTGACTATTTGGTCTAAAACTTATAGCAGAAACCACACTCCATAAATCTTCACCTATATTACCACCTGTTTCGTTAAATTTACCCACATTCCAATCTACATATTCTAATCTACAAGCCACATTTAATGTTGCCTTTTCCCAACCTAACATTGTACGATTTAAAATTGGCTGAACGATATCTATAAAACCACCTTGTTGTTTACTTCCAAACTGTTGTGAATATGTACTAGGCACATCAACATTTATCCAAGCAAATTCAGTAGTAATAAAAGTTTTTGTATTTGGAAGTGTCGTATTGAAATCGATTGCAAAAATATTTACACTTCGCTTTTCATCTATAATAATGCCATCTTCTTGAAACTTATTGTAAACACCTCCCATATAAGACAAACCAATTTCGCCAATTTTACTATTTCTTACGGCTATTTTTCCTGTAAATAATGGTATTCCGCTATTAATTTCTTCGAATCTATCTGGATTATCTATAGCTGCTGGTAAATAGGTTTTATTTTGAGTGTTTTCTATTATTGAATTATCAAAACTTCCTGAAAAATAAGCCTCATATCCATACATCCAATTTTTATGGTATTTTTTACCGTATAAACCTGCCCCAACATTACTAAAAGTGCCTGGTAACATCTGAGTTGCTGGAATTGGTCTGTCTGTAAATTCCCATTTTGGGCCATCGTGATTTTGATTAAATGCCCCGATTGGATTAACAATAATTCCTGCTCTAAAATTTGCCAAAGGATGAAACTCAACATCAACAGAAGCGAATTCGATTGCAATTTCATTGCCACCTTCTTCAAATTCTAACTCACTTAAAAACTTTACTCGTTTACCTATTGATGAAGACATAAATATAGATAATCTTCTAGCTTGAAACTGATGTCCTTCTGAAACACCATCGGTAGTAAGATGTTGCCAATTGGTTTCTACATAACCTCCAATAGCAATTGGTGTTTTATTAATATTTAAAGTTGGACGATTATATATAGCATCCATATTTAATACTTTGGTTGTATCTTTTGATACTCTTTTTAATAGGCTAGGATCTATTTGTGCATTGATTGTATTACTTATTAAAAAAAAACATAAAATTATATAGGAAATTGAGATTCTCATTTTAATGAAACTTTTAA of Flavobacterium channae contains these proteins:
- a CDS encoding CusA/CzcA family heavy metal efflux RND transporter, with product MLDKIIHFSINNKFIIGLFTLVLVIVGSYSLYTLPIDALPDITNNQVQIITSSPTLATQEVEQFITYPIEQSVKSIPDIVELRSISRFGLSVVTVVFKEEVDIYWARAQITERIKEAENTIPKGVGTPEMAPVSTGLGEIYQYVVFPKKGYEEKYNASDLRTIQDWIIKPQLIGTKGVAEVNTLGGNLKQYEIAVQPDKLKSMNTTITEIFDALENNNENTGGAYIDKKPYAYFIRGVGMVNGIEDINKIVVKNQNGIPILISDVAKVQIGSSIRYGAVTKDGKGEEVSGMVMMLKGENSGEVVKTVKEKMEQIKKSLPEGVEIEAFMDRTVLVDKAISTVQTNLIEGALIVIFILVLLLGNWRAGLVVASVIPLALLFAISMMKLFGVSGNLMSLGAIDFGLIVDGAVIIVEAIIHRLQVSKKGKLTTQEMNDEVYKASAKIRSSAAFGEIIILIVYLPILALVGIEGKMFGPMAQTVSFAILGAFILSLTYVPMMSALALKKETGHKKNFSDKIIDAIYNFYTPILEKALRVKAAVIGVAITLFISSLILFNTLGGEFIPTLDEGDIATHLIIASGSSLSQEVDATTKAEQILRAKFPEIKMIVTKIGSAEIPTDPMPIEAGDMIILLKDKSEWTSAETKEELMEKMEHALSDIPGAFTEFSQPIQMRFNELMTGVRSDVAVKIFGEDIDMLVSKGEEVVQLINGIEGVSDVKAERVAGLPQITIRYNKDKLALYGLKIGDLNKVVRMGFAGETAGVVYEGEKRFDLVVRLDNDSRKDIENLKALFVTLPSGNQIPLEQIADVKYEDGPMQISRENGKRRIVVGFNVRGADVKTVVETIQAKLDEKLKLPEGYYTTYGGQFENLIEANKRLSVAVPVALGLILVLLYFTFKSIKQSLLIFTAIPLSAIGGIIALWLRDMPFSISAGVGFIALFGVAVLNGIVLIGYFNELKKQGMDNVYDRIKEGTKVRLRPVILTAAVASLGFLPMAISSSAGAEVQKPLATVVIGGLITATLLTLIVLPILYLYFEKGIKIKRKTMNNSALVITFLFGIFGANAQETQKLDLKQALEMGLKNNQSIQASELEVKMQTQLQKTAFELPKTELSGTFGQINSQAQDKNFGISQSFNPFQISAKRSLLKEYSNASATKLGVAKQEITYSIRQSWNTLLFYEKQNAVLEKQNAVMQKFVKSANLKFQTGETNALEKTIALAKQQELEQKIKQNKTQIAIEKSKLKAILDLKTEFIATDTSFVPYPAMAKVDSSMVKQNPIVQLADQQVKIAKANHKVEKSALSPDFSIGYFLQSITGIQDVSGTPTYYNSTPQFQGVVVGLSVPIFAGSSIARAKSAKTNIEREQKNADYINQQFKSHLEQQSEQLVTYASLIDYYKNTAMPNANLIIKNATKGYQNGDISYVEYVQSLETASQIQLNYSEAIYNYNQTIITIQYSINQ